A stretch of the Lolium perenne isolate Kyuss_39 chromosome 3, Kyuss_2.0, whole genome shotgun sequence genome encodes the following:
- the LOC127338813 gene encoding uncharacterized protein — protein MAHFQEVDYCSEEVRSVANPGRGGGMQQHIEKKTLVQEVDKAGRHGHHGRGSGHLNVRESKLEEDLNTRTGEFHERKENFVVRAD, from the coding sequence ATGGCGCACTTCCAGGAGGTGGACTACTGCTCGGAGGAGGTGAGGTCGGTGGCCAACCCGGGCCGCGGCGGCGGCATGCAGCAGCACATCGAGAAGAAGACTTTGGTGCAGGAGGTTGACAAGGCCGGCCGGCACGGGCACCACGGCCGCGGCTCCGGCCACTTGAACGTGCGCGAGAGCAAGCTCGAGGAAGACCTCAACACCCGCACCGGCGAGTTCCACGAGCGTAAGGAGAACTTCGTCGTCAGGGCCGACTAA